In a genomic window of Parus major isolate Abel chromosome 26, Parus_major1.1, whole genome shotgun sequence:
- the C26H1orf116 gene encoding specifically androgen-regulated gene protein encodes MNSTRPGCSRDISPVPASRAARAMPRKELGMAGCNSGSCDSMASTASNHSQRVSNPGEPSPAHPSELQKDSGGISPQICSQSALHRCFGGSWRDQQRGGAEESGKTISASSSSLSLFPDVGNGIPTRSRDQQRGEAEHSGKIISAPSSPGCPGTPRNIPAANGASGSKGRVPTVPAGKAAQEVPKEGLDRASSGSHMKSVIIRPPEPFQDELEWSRSPRSDAEGEAAKETKTRTLWGHQEKSMLEEAPQDPDAKRGPPTAPKPRKLPPNIILKSSRNSSVPLPTEHNHKVKAAPPPSATPQPSPAGDSAAEKGNSGHLDPKEKEKARREALEKLGLSQARREPSAQLHPHPRETPLPVPGQPGEGSVPGIRQMTFKSNTLERSGVGLGSSISSSKEQNSRSSSSSLGKMSFIERLAPSFLRGGRPRPTSLGPGKDFGGLKESEEQDKSSKRRSHPLPSFPRPSRSAVSVKISPKAAADENRREALKKLGLLKE; translated from the exons ATGAATTCCACTCGCCCTGGCTgcag ccggGATATTTCCCCCGTGCCAGCCTCCAGGGCAGCCCGTGCTATGCCtaggaaggagctggggatggctggCTGCAACTCTGGCAGCTGTGACAGCATGGCCAGCACGGCCTCCAACCACTCACAGCGGGTGAGTAACCCCggggagcccagcccagctcacccctctgagctgcagaaggaTTCTGGGGGGATCTCACCTCAAATCTGTTCTCAATCTGCTCTCCATCGGTGCTTTGGAGGCAGCTGGAG ggatcaGCAGCGTGGTGGGGCTGAGGAGAGTGGGAAAACcatctctgcctcctccagctccctctctctcttcccagaTGTTGGCAATGGGATTCCCACTCGGAGCAGGGACCAGCAGCGTGGTGAGGCTGAGCACAGTGGGAAAATCATCTCAGCcccctccagcccaggctgccccGGCACCCCGAGGAACATCCCTGCAGCCAACGGAGCTTCTGGCAGCAAAGGAAGGGTCCCCACGGTGCCAGCGGGTAAAGCAGCGCAGGAGGTGCCCAAGGAGGGGCTGGACCGAGCCAGCTCAGGAAGCCACATGAAATCCGTGATTATCCGGCCTCCAGAGCCCTTCCAGGATGAGCTGGAGTGGTCACGCAGCCCTCGCTCAGACGCCGAGGGGGAGGCGGCCAAGGAGACCAAGACCCGGACTTTGTGGGGCCACCAGGAGAAATCCATGCTGGAAGAGGCCCCTCAGGACCCCGATGCCAAGCGTGGGCCTCCAACTGCCCCCAAACCACGCAAGCTGCCCCCAAACATCatcctgaaaagcagcaggaacagctcagtGCCGCTGCCCACGGAGCACAACCACAAGGTGAAAGCAGCACCTCCACCCTCAGCCacccctcagcccagccctgccggGGACAGCGCTGCTGAAAAGGGGAATTCGGGCCACCTCGACCccaaggagaaggagaaagccCGACGGGAAGCCCTGGAGAAGTTGGGACTGTCCCAGGCCAGGAGGGAGCCCAGcgcccagctccatccccaccccaggGAGACGCCGCTCCCcgtccctgggcagcctggggagggctCGGTGCCGGGGATCCGGCAGATGACCTTCAAATCCAACACCCTGGAGCGCTCCGGggtggggctgggcagctccatcagcagcagcaaggagcagaacagcaggagcagcagcagctccctgggcaaGATGTCCTTCATCGAGCGCCTGGCCCCCAGCTTCCTGCGGGGCGGCCGCCCCCGGCCCACCTCCCTCGGGCCAGGGAAGGACTTTGGTGGCCTGAAGGAGAGTGAGGAGCAGGACAAGAGCAGCAAGAGGAGATCCCACCCTCTGCCCAGCTTCCCCAGGCCCTCGCGCTCTGCTGTGAGCGTGAAGATCTCCCCGAAGGCCGCGGCCGACGAGAACCGGCGCGAGGCGCTCAAGAAGTTGGGGCTGCTGAAGGAATAG